CGGTACGGGGGCAGGCAGCCAGGGGGCGGGCAACGCGCGGGCGGTCGTCTCCGCTACGGCCATCGGGAAGGCGACCGCCGTCGGGGAGCAGGTCCCCGGAGGGCAGGTCCTCGGAGAGCCGGTCCCCGGAGAACAGGTCCTCGGAGAGCCGATCCCCGGAGAGCCGGTCCTCGAAAGGCCGGTCCCCGGGAGCCCGATCGCCCGGAGCCCGATCGCCGGGAGCCCGATCGCCGGGCAGCATGTCAGCGGAGAGCAGGCCAGCGGGAAGACCGTCGGTTCGGTCTGAGCACGGCGGCGGTGGCCATGGCGGTTTCACGGATGCATCCGCGCCCCCTTCACCACCTTGTCCACCCCGTTGCGCGGGCCGTAGACCGCCAACCCCACCAGGTCCAGCTCGCCCGTCGCGACGGACCGTACGGCCGCCCGGTTGTCGCGGTCGTTGCCGGTGGCGAACAGGTCGGAGGTGAAGAGCGCACGGGGGAGGGCGCGGGACAGCGCCCGCGTGTGCGCCGTCTTCAGGACCTCCTTCGTGGCCTCGAAGACGAGGACCGGCTGCCGGAACATCGGGAGGTAGGCCGTCCCGTCGGCGTCCTCGTACGGCTCGCCGATCACCTCGGGCATCGCCGGGCCGATGCCGCTGACCAGGAAGGACGTGACGTTGAGGCGTTGCCAGGTCGCGAGGTCGTCGCGGAGGACGACGGCGATCTTGGTGTCGAAGCGGACGGGCGGCA
This genomic stretch from Streptomyces deccanensis harbors:
- a CDS encoding DUF2000 family protein, encoding MQRTYKTGSYAVRQSRPMNSETPGKTPGETRSATRSEPPVDVLPPVRFDTKIAVVLRDDLATWQRLNVTSFLVSGIGPAMPEVIGEPYEDADGTAYLPMFRQPVLVFEATKEVLKTAHTRALSRALPRALFTSDLFATGNDRDNRAAVRSVATGELDLVGLAVYGPRNGVDKVVKGARMHP